From a region of the Narcine bancroftii isolate sNarBan1 chromosome 5, sNarBan1.hap1, whole genome shotgun sequence genome:
- the LOC138762969 gene encoding zinc finger protein 135-like yields MEAKKEGEGPQPSEAFQPWYHYNCPECGKGFRSPSGLERHLRVHTGERPFECPVCGKGFYSCSNLTRHQRIHSEDRPFGCTACDRRFYTSAELARHTRGHTRGQLFRCSVCGEGFLTAGEMSRHRASHTGDRPFECGVCKKRFWTASYLAKHGRLHSGERPFTCSVCHKAFRAAGYLAKHERIHTGEKPFACAGCGKRFCASNKLAEHRQTHRADKAFECAACGKRFRASRNLAQHRRVHSQRQPFVCSVCGKALAYPATLRIHQRIHSGERPFKCTDCGKSFTQAFSLKLHQYQHSSERPYRCPLCGKGFILASYLAKHRCIALPEERPKK; encoded by the coding sequence ATGGAGGCAAAGAAGGAAGGAGAGGGCCCACAGCCCAGTGAGGCGTTCCAGCCCTGGTATCACTACAACTGCCCCGAATGTGGCAAAGGCTTCAGATCCCCGTCTGGGTTGGAGAGGCAcctgcgggtccacaccggggagcgGCCCTTTGAGTGCCCAGTGTGTGGCAAGGGCTTCTACAGCTGCAGCAACCTGACCAGGCACCAGCGCATCCACAGCGAAGACCGGCCGTTTGGCTGCACGGCGTGCGACAGGCGCTTCTACACCTCAGCCGAGCTGGCCAGGCACACCCGAGGCCACACACGGGGGCAACTCTTCCGTTGCTCGGTGTGTGGCGAGGGATTCTTGACGGCTGGCGAGATGTCGAGGCACCGGGCGTCCCACACCGGCGACAGGCCGTTCGAGTGTGGCGTTTGCAAGAAGCGCTTCTGGACGGCCAGCTACCTGGCGAAACACGGGCGGCTGCACAGTGGCGAGCGCCCCTTCACCTGTTCTGTCTGCCACAAGGCCTTCCGGGCTGCCGGCTACCTGGCTAAGCACGAGCGCATCCACACTGGTGAGAAGCCTTTCGCCTGCGCAGGCTGCGGCAAGCGCTTCTGCGCCTCCAACAAGCTGGCTGAGCACCGGCAGACCCACCGTGCCGACAAGGCCTTCGAGTGCGCAGCCTGCGGCAAGCGCTTCCGCGCCTCCCGCAACCTGGCGCAGCACCGGCGCGTCCACAGCCAGCGGCAGCCCTTCGTGTGCTCTGTCTGCGGCAAGGCCTTGGCCTACCCCGCCACCCTTCGCATCCACCAGCGCATTCACTCCGGCGAGCGGCCCTTCAAGTGCACCGACTGCGGGAAGAGCTTCACGCAGGCCTTCAGCCTGAAGCTGCACCAGTACCAACACAGCAGCGAGCGCCCCTACCGCTGCCCACtctgcggcaagggcttcatccTGGCCAGTTATCTGGCAAAGCACCGGTGCATTGCCCTC